Proteins co-encoded in one Oreochromis aureus strain Israel breed Guangdong linkage group 3, ZZ_aureus, whole genome shotgun sequence genomic window:
- the LOC120438633 gene encoding uncharacterized protein LOC120438633 isoform X1: MFSRHPDTMKTPCVSLLLGVCVLLLSAPTVSAVSLSVGPNLQQVFSGSLVDLSCVDDGQTADGWTVKRTRGGLTEDCGAAPAFGGLLGSYCVVDLSAPSETFWCEDSSGQQSDRVSFSVQSDTTVKGVILEIPALPVRTGSDVILRCRQRNGATVAAYFFIKGSSVGHKPKHIITNITQADEGLYWCSTDEGGKSPQSSLRVRDPPKIIHPPPHCPPPPHCPPPPSTSTNFAPPLKTALTCPACTSPPPSSLVVPVVAGLASVVLLVLVLGGVLFLCSKLKGGRGADLWSCGGDGCLRRSVCLCFSGVFLLTAAGVCVLLLSALTVSAGPPTPCESVLRLICHLVVLCPYCISTGLLLYICCSSRTPNKLAISMEMTKRDVGGQGLAEDGDDVTADVTTEHAF, translated from the exons gtgtgtgtgtgctgctgctgtctgcaccgactgtttctgcag tGTCTCTGTCTGTTGGTCCAAaccttcagcaggtcttcagtGGATCTTTAGTGGATCTGAGTTGTGTTGATGATGGACAGACAGCTGATGGATGGACAGTGAAGAGGACCAGAGGAGGACTCACTGAGGACTGTGGAGCAGCTCCAGCCTTTGGGGGGCTTCTTGGTTCCTACTGTGTTGTGGATCTTTCTGCTCCCAGTGAAACCTTCTGGTGTGAGGACTCCTCTGGACAGCAGAGTGACAGAGTCTCCTTCAGTGTCCAATCAGACACTACAG TTAAAGGTGTCATCCTGGAGATCCCTGCACTTCCCGTgaggacaggaagtgatgtcattctgcgctgcagacagaggaatgGTGCCACAGTCGCAGCTTATTTCTTCATCAAAGGAAGTTCTGTTGGTCATAAACCAAAGCACATCATCACTAACATCACGCAGGCTGATGAAGGTCTCTACTGGTGTTCTACTGATGAGGGTGGAAAGTCTCCTCAGAGCTCtctgagggtcagag ATCCTCCCAAAATcatccatcctcctcctcactgtcctcctcctcctcactgtcctcctcctccaagCACCTCCACAAACTTTGCTCCTCCCTTAAAAACTGCTCTTACTTGTCCTGCCTGtacttctcctcctccttcatctCTCGTGGTCCCAGTTGTAGCAGGTCTGGCCTCcgtggttctcctggttctggtTCTGGGTGGAGTTCTGTTCCTCTGCAGTAAACTAAAAG GAGGTCGGGGAGCAGACCTGTGGAGCTGTGGAGGTGACGGCTGTCTGAGACGGAGCGTCTGCCTCTGCT TTTCAGGCGTGTTTCTGCTGACTGCTGCAG gtgtgtgtgtgctgctgctgtctgctctGACCGTTTCTGCAG GTCCTCCTACTCCATGTGAGTCTGTGCTCAGACTCATCTGCCATCTAGTGGTTCTCTGTCCGTATTGCATCTCCACTGGTCTGCTGCTGTACatctgctgcagcagcaggacGCCGAACAAACTGGCCATCTCCATGGAGATGACAAAGCGTGATGTAGGAGGTCAGGGACTGGCTGaagatggtgatgatgtcactgctgATGTCACCACTGAGCATGCCTTCTGA
- the LOC120438633 gene encoding uncharacterized protein LOC120438633 isoform X2, protein MFSRHPDTMKTPCVSLLLGVCVLLLSAPTVSAVSLSVGPNLQQVFSGSLVDLSCVDDGQTADGWTVKRTRGGLTEDCGAAPAFGGLLGSYCVVDLSAPSETFWCEDSSGQQSDRVSFSVQSDTTGVILEIPALPVRTGSDVILRCRQRNGATVAAYFFIKGSSVGHKPKHIITNITQADEGLYWCSTDEGGKSPQSSLRVRDPPKIIHPPPHCPPPPHCPPPPSTSTNFAPPLKTALTCPACTSPPPSSLVVPVVAGLASVVLLVLVLGGVLFLCSKLKGGRGADLWSCGGDGCLRRSVCLCFSGVFLLTAAGVCVLLLSALTVSAGPPTPCESVLRLICHLVVLCPYCISTGLLLYICCSSRTPNKLAISMEMTKRDVGGQGLAEDGDDVTADVTTEHAF, encoded by the exons gtgtgtgtgtgctgctgctgtctgcaccgactgtttctgcag tGTCTCTGTCTGTTGGTCCAAaccttcagcaggtcttcagtGGATCTTTAGTGGATCTGAGTTGTGTTGATGATGGACAGACAGCTGATGGATGGACAGTGAAGAGGACCAGAGGAGGACTCACTGAGGACTGTGGAGCAGCTCCAGCCTTTGGGGGGCTTCTTGGTTCCTACTGTGTTGTGGATCTTTCTGCTCCCAGTGAAACCTTCTGGTGTGAGGACTCCTCTGGACAGCAGAGTGACAGAGTCTCCTTCAGTGTCCAATCAGACACTACAG GTGTCATCCTGGAGATCCCTGCACTTCCCGTgaggacaggaagtgatgtcattctgcgctgcagacagaggaatgGTGCCACAGTCGCAGCTTATTTCTTCATCAAAGGAAGTTCTGTTGGTCATAAACCAAAGCACATCATCACTAACATCACGCAGGCTGATGAAGGTCTCTACTGGTGTTCTACTGATGAGGGTGGAAAGTCTCCTCAGAGCTCtctgagggtcagag ATCCTCCCAAAATcatccatcctcctcctcactgtcctcctcctcctcactgtcctcctcctccaagCACCTCCACAAACTTTGCTCCTCCCTTAAAAACTGCTCTTACTTGTCCTGCCTGtacttctcctcctccttcatctCTCGTGGTCCCAGTTGTAGCAGGTCTGGCCTCcgtggttctcctggttctggtTCTGGGTGGAGTTCTGTTCCTCTGCAGTAAACTAAAAG GAGGTCGGGGAGCAGACCTGTGGAGCTGTGGAGGTGACGGCTGTCTGAGACGGAGCGTCTGCCTCTGCT TTTCAGGCGTGTTTCTGCTGACTGCTGCAG gtgtgtgtgtgctgctgctgtctgctctGACCGTTTCTGCAG GTCCTCCTACTCCATGTGAGTCTGTGCTCAGACTCATCTGCCATCTAGTGGTTCTCTGTCCGTATTGCATCTCCACTGGTCTGCTGCTGTACatctgctgcagcagcaggacGCCGAACAAACTGGCCATCTCCATGGAGATGACAAAGCGTGATGTAGGAGGTCAGGGACTGGCTGaagatggtgatgatgtcactgctgATGTCACCACTGAGCATGCCTTCTGA